The nucleotide sequence ATGACGGGGATTTGATATTTCTTGTGCATGACTACATCCCACAGTGCCATGaagataataaaaaaggtGTACAGCAGTGGGGGGACAAGCAGCAAAAACGCTCGTTCGGTGCTAAGCTTTTTGGTCTCGATTACTGAAACAAGTTTCTGCTGATGGATTGGGGTTTGAGAGGGGGAGCTGCTGAAAAGGGATGTAGCCATTGCTGCTATGGaaaagtggaggagggactCGAGACCGGGGATAGTCCACTTGTTGGAGtcgaggtgggtgagggtggagTTGGAGAACATTGCCTgggtgacgaggagagggGAGGCGGTGAGCCaaaggagggtggaggttaGGTTGAGGTCCGAGAGGGAGGACAATACTGGGCGAGTTGGGTTAGGGGGCGCGGGGCCAATGGTTAGGACATCGTCGTTGACGGAGAGGAGAACTGAGCAGCTGATTGCTGAGACGGATTTGATGTTGCCtagggtgaggttggttgTTTGGCCGCCGGAGATGGTGCCGTTtatggcggcgaggatgattGTTGTGTTGATTGTGTTGGTTGAGTGGAAGTTGACGTCGTCGAGGAAGACcgtgaggtgaggttggggggtgaACCATACTTCCCCGAAGGGCTTGTGGCGGctgttggagaggttggttgttgttttgaaGGCGTTAATGGGGGCATTGTTCCTGTGGATTTGTTGCAGCTGCTGGCCGTGGCAGGTGATGTTTGTGTTGAGGTGGACGGCTTTTGCGGTGAAACTACCTCTGGTGGCAAGGATTGACCTGTCAAAGAGCCAGTTTCTGAAGAATGGTAGTGGTTCAGATGCTGGGTTATTGGCGTAGGTGTTGTATGCTGATAGTGCTGGGATGAAggctggtgagggtgggttgGTCTGTGTGAATGGTCTGTCCAAAACAGAAGATGCGGACGAGCTGATGTTGCTTGATATCGTCACCGCCTCCAGAATGGGCGTGCATGCATACCCTACAAGCGGAGGGGCAGCCAGGGGAAGCAGGATTGCAAGCAAGGATACCATAAAGACCACAGCCGCAGACAGAGAGCGTATCCCCGTGGCGGCTTGAGGTAGCGACATGATATTGCCATGGTTAAGAGCCAAGAAACCCCCTAGGGCCGAGATGGTGAGTGTTTGGGTGTGTAACAGAGGCCATAACGCTGCTTCGCAGAGTGCTTGACAAACATATGCAAAAGCAGATAGACCGATGAGGTAGACTGCTGTGATAATCCCTTGTATCGCACCCAGATTTTCTGCCGTCCAAAGATCAAGCGAACGGCAATCATTCGCCCAAGCTGGACATTGAAAcagctgcttgcttgctgccACGGTGTAGGCAATGGCCACAGCCACCGAGATAATACCAGCAATTAGTGCAACAACAAGAGAGAGCTGCTTTCCTATGAATGGCAAGATTCCCAACCGTCTGGGGGCGGGATCAGTGGCGCCGAGAACAAAGTTGTGATCAGTTGCTAGTCGGCGAACCTCCCTTGGAGTTGGGAATGCAgccatgttggtggtgtttgcaCTGTTGCCGTGGTGGTCCTCTGCTGTGGGTAAGCCGAGAttgagatgaggaagagTATGCTGCGAGCTGAATTCCTCGCGAAAAATGGACCTGCGGGATGGTGCTAGCGATGGAGGCTTCGGTGAATGAGACATAGTAGAGATGAGGTCAACGCTGGGAGActggaagaaaagaaatatgaAGGGGAAAAGCAGTCTCAGAGAACATGAAGTTGAGAGGAACTGGGCATAGAAGTGCAACAACTGGAGACACGCACTTCCAACCATTGCCAGCATCTGAAGCCTGTGGTGGGCGGTCAAATTGACCAATGGTAGCCAAACACTGGGGTTCATCAACGGACCAGTGAGAGACTGACAACACCTAGGGACAGCACGTTGATAACTACCCAGCCTAGTCTCTTGAAAATCTTATGATTCCCCGTTTACACCGAGTAATTGTATAGCCTGCATGCATAGCTGTTCATAACCAGAGCACTCTCAGCCTTTGCACAACATCGAAGGAATAAAAGCCGACTATGGTCGAGATTGCTGCCGTTATATGGTAGCACCTCGGTTGAGTAAGCCGCCAATTTGATCTTCTGGTTGTGTCAGCCTGACATGTCCCACTGGGGTAGTCCTGTCCCTATCTATGTCGAAGGCAATGCTTAAAGGGAAACACTCAAAAATGGGCAATAAACTGTAAACATTTGCGGGAAAAGGGGTGCACAGTTACAGACCTGAATCCTTGGTTCCTGTTCTCAGCACATTCCTTCCAAAGGTCCTATCCATCCTCGCCGTCAAGCTCGACCTTTACAGCTCATTCAGGGATGGGACGAGACGTTAAGGGACGGCATAGAACACACTCGGATGCCTCGGCAAACTTCCCATCAATTTCTGCAAAATATATTAACAGAACTTGACTATTGCAGGTCTTGGTGAGATATTGCGAAGGGGGATGGATGTCTGAATATGTGGGTACATAAAGCCACCTCAATTACCCCTGAGACCTTCTGCATTCTCGATCTGACTTGTCATGTGAGCATCGACCCCTCATTTCTCGCATAATACACATCAGAAGTAAAATAGTACGCACAAGCTCTCCATAACGCAATATAGCGGGGCACGCATGGAAACGCATTAACGTACATTATCAGCGAGTGACCCATATCAGCGAGTgacccacctcccaccacacCCTAATAAACTATCATTAATTACACCATATCAATACAAGGAATTAACTATAATTACATTAGAAATAGTTGAATCAGATGCTTCTGTAGCCTCCTAGCAAATGCGTGCATTATAGCCAGGCTTACCGCATATACCACAGCACTAAGTCTTTATACGAGACCCCtctgtaccaccaccactttaTCAATTTTCCTGGATTACCTGCTCGCCCACAGCCTTCTGATCCAGTAGATCCTGTGCCTCTTATACGGCAAGTGACCCTCCAAGCCTTACACGTGTTTTTTTAGCTCTCTATCTCTTACTAAGTACCTTATTAGCCTTTCGCAATGCCCAGAGctctatacgtaaaaaagctacttcgtatattatagttattatacttttaGTTAATCgatttatagtaattaatattaatattaaagagttactttaatagtttaatatcCGTGTTTTAATAAGCTTTAACTATAAGGTAGTTTCTCGAGgattatatagtatttaaaagaGTTAAGAGAGTGCCGTGCCCGGCTTTAAGAATAAAGGTATTAACGTACgaagctttatatttaatttagAAAGTACCTTCTCTAAatcgtatagtataatacTAATATCCGTAAAgctactttatatatttttctcCGTTATAGAGGCAAAAAAAGTTTCGCGGAAAGTATAAAAGAATTCGAGCTTATTTacgtaattaatatatatatatattaaatcCTCGATTTAACGGCCGTACGTTTACTTTAATaacttaaaaaaattaatatcGAGTAACTaaaggtaatataaaaaatataaaagtatataaaagcgtaataatattattttactaataataatattcgaatttaattaagtaatagCTTTTATAACCGTCGAGGATTAATAACCGGTATTTATCTTTTATCCGGAACGTCGTATAGTAATCGAAATACTTAACTTAATTTAAGCTTACCGGATTAATAATTTAGTTATTATCGGtaattacggtatattaattaataaaataatattacgcggttaaaataataaaaagaaggatAATTTAACCGAAGGTATTAACTTTTTAAATTACCGTTACTTATTTACGGTTATTAAGCTAAGCTAGTTTCGCTTTATTAAGGCCGTCcaaaattataattattattggtttggggtgcggccacaggcctgagggtttgagtaaggaagtggggctctcggaggattcggaggttcaggggtcatgtatataagcggtctgcttcggacattctgttttagggagatcatcgacttttatttcttcatatttttgtgccttgcacgcgtgcaggcaattctggccctctgatcaggccgatcaggtgcttattatgtggtctgcgagcccatagagtcttttctttgtcctacgtggagtgcggcctgcgagcgagctactgtcacggaggtgcgctcattcatacaccctgttgagggtatatttgtggtgttgtggttggtttgtgtgttttctcaccatttcattATACCCgcgaaaataatatttattataaacttAGTTTCGTCGAAGttatgtgacgaacccctatccagaacctctgaaagggatatcggttgaaggcacttctgaataatcctggttcggtgcagctaaacagtgcacaacaagatgtctcgatgtaaacactagatgccgtgaataccacttgaattgcatactgcggactgtctatctacaccagccagttcctccgtatatatagaccttggaactctgaggtgctcgccctgctacggcctcgatcactcctagcacattgcatcctgcaatgtgctcgtcgtgctatacctctgatcacccctagcactttgcatcctgcagactgctcgtgagccttggcaccgtagcacttctgtccatgcctgattggccgtcccctgacttccttaatgattggctgggcgccccgcgtcccacaTGTGGCGTGGCCCGCTGTTGGTTTGACTGTGAcaagttataaatattattatttataatactatactTAGCTTTAGTATTCTATATAAGCGTaaattacttaataataaccTTTAAATCCTCGTATTTAGCCCtctaatatttatatttatatataaaatacgTACGGAGCTTTaattaacgtttaataaATTGATATACTTAGGGCTTACCGATAAAAGGCGTATCGCGTACGCGTAATAGTTAATTAACTATATTTTCTACACTACGTAATTTAAGTAGAAAAGCTCGCGTATATAGCtcaataatatattaaataatagcCTCCTTTTCTAATtaagtaagcttcttcgaatTAGGTATTATATCGCGTCGTGCAGGCTTGCCGATACGGCGATACCTTAGTATTTTACGGTTAACTCCGTAAATTTTAACTGCAGTTCGTTCGCTTAGATTCTCGTTATTTTAAAGAGCTTAGAGGGCTAAAATTATCTGGCTTTCTTTTAAAATAGTGGGCATTTTGGATGGTAGAGGAAAGTTGTTGTGAAGTGCAAAGATATCGCGTCGCGTAGAAAGTGGGTCACTCGCTGATATGGGTCACTCGCTGATAATGTACGTTAGGTGCATTTTATTCTCGATTGTAAATGGATTGCCAAGACGACTTGTCCCTCATCAGTGAGGAACAAAGGGATTGGGCACCGTGCTCCTCATCCATGAGGACCAAAGCTTTGGGCACCTGTTCCTCAACCATGAGGACCAAGGGTGTTAGGCACCGTGGAAGACAGCGTACAAGGACGAAGATGCTGATTGAGGTAGCTATCTAGCTGCTGCCAGGTGTCAGTGTCTTAGTGGCTTGGATTTGGGCCATTCAGGGGCCTACCAGATGGTCGTTTGACGTATGATCTTATTGGCTTGTACTTGTCGATTGGACCCTTCGCTTAATCCGACTGATACTGTCTCAGTGTCTGGGGCGTCGATGCTGCTGGCGATAGcatcatcacatcatcatcatcatcgagcGCGAGATACCCAGGGTCGTTGATGGACGATCCGGAGTAGGTACTCAGTGTCCTCCCGGCATCGTGCGAGTTGTCCCAGTTCTTTACGAACCACCCTTCCCAGCCGTCTTCGCGACCATGGCGCATCTCGTAGTCACCTCTGCTTCGGTAATAGCAGTTTCGGCAGATCCATGGCATAGTGTAGGGCTCTCGGGATATCTTTCGCATGCCGCATCCTGATGGCTCTTGTTTGCCGTCATTGTCATTTGGGTCGGCATCAACTTCCATTCCA is from Podospora pseudopauciseta strain CBS 411.78 chromosome 5 map unlocalized CBS411.78m_5.2, whole genome shotgun sequence and encodes:
- a CDS encoding uncharacterized protein (EggNog:ENOG503P15R), giving the protein MNPSVWLPLVNLTAHHRLQMLAMVGSACLQLLHFYAQFLSTSCSLRLLFPFIFLFFQSPSVDLISTMSHSPKPPSLAPSRRSIFREEFSSQHTLPHLNLGLPTAEDHHGNSANTTNMAAFPTPREVRRLATDHNFVLGATDPAPRRLGILPFIGKQLSLVVALIAGIISVAVAIAYTVAASKQLFQCPAWANDCRSLDLWTAENLGAIQGIITAVYLIGLSAFAYVCQALCEAALWPLLHTQTLTISALGGFLALNHGNIMSLPQAATGIRSLSAAVVFMVSLLAILLPLAAPPLVGYACTPILEAVTISSNISSSASSVLDRPFTQTNPPSPAFIPALSAYNTYANNPASEPLPFFRNWLFDRSILATRGSFTAKAVHLNTNITCHGQQLQQIHRNNAPINAFKTTTNLSNSRHKPFGEVWFTPQPHLTVFLDDVNFHSTNTINTTIILAAINGTISGGQTTNLTLGNIKSVSAISCSVLLSVNDDVLTIGPAPPNPTRPVLSSLSDLNLTSTLLWLTASPLLVTQAMFSNSTLTHLDSNKWTIPGLESLLHFSIAAMATSLFSSSPSQTPIHQQKLVSVIETKKLSTERAFLLLVPPLLYTFFIIFMALWDVVMHKKYQIPVMRGMPVSEVIKSSQTAWMREQAGADGAKSHLPSQLGGLSVRFGVVGGGEVGFGPARGAVSGFVTGKDKGKGRDGSRVHVGGRVHTGHSSVSWVEEEDRGGRDKGRGYRAEGGEWPRNSDW